Within Montipora foliosa isolate CH-2021 chromosome 3, ASM3666993v2, whole genome shotgun sequence, the genomic segment CATGCTGCAGACGATATCTGTGCCGTTGTGGAAAATACAGAAGTGAATCTCGAATTCTCTCCTGAAGGCCGTTCAAGTAAGAGCCCAAGTGAATCAGACATTTCCAAACCTCTCAGCGTGGCGAGCGATGGAGAAAATCCAAATCACGCATCGAAAAACTCAACTTCAGAACAAGGCACTGAAAGGGTACCCTGTGAtaacatcaaaattaatgaatCGAGTGTTAATTCCAAGGCGTCCAGATTGGACAAACCAATCCCTCAGAGTCAAAATGACACAACCTCAGCATTGTTGTGTGGTCTCAAAGAACCCCTGGTAGCTTTGGAGCGTTGTACTGAGATTTTAAGATCCCTTTTCCACAAATTTACAAACACGAGTAGCAGTGAAGAGCCTGTACTTATATCAAAGCATAAAGAGCACGAAGAACTATCCTCGAATGAGAGGTCAGGTGAGGGATTAATAAGATTACGCTTTATCATTTAAATAGTTCTTGCCGGACAGTTGTGCTTGCATTCAGCAAGTCAGCGTAGTCTTCAGCAAAAGTATAGAAGTAAATATAGACTGATCCCTTGTCCACAAACTGACGAACACGAGTAGCAGTGAAGAGTCTACtctgtttgttttgtcttttagaaaaatatcatttcatttTCCTATAAACGGCTTTTAGGCGTTTTTTTCTTGAAACCATATCACCAGTTAGGTCCAGTGAGGCAAACTACGGCAACAAGCAGTCAATcaaatctgattggccatatTTTGATAGCTGCACGGGCGTGCAATTCTTTTGTGTTAACGAACAATCGATCCTCCAAGGAGTAAGATGGCTGAGGAACGCATGAATGGAAAACTTAAAGTTGCATGTTTTTTATTAATGGCGTCTTGCGACACTTGATTCTCCAGTTTTTCTCCCTATACATTGATATCCCTTTTATGCTTTCGGTTTGACCTGTTACACAGCTATTTTCTTAGTTATGTTTGTTGATAGAGCGGTTCAGTGGTGTACCAAAAGTACTTCGGCGATTGATTTGGTTGGAATACGCTTAGCGACttgcttcaaaaatttgcaACACATTTCAGCCAGTTAGAggtaaaagtgaaaaaattctCGTTTCTTCGCAAGCGTTTTCCCGCGTTTTCCTGCACttcgcgctgtgattggctctCTTGATTATTTGCGTCCTTTGTCAGTGATTGGCCAAAGATATAACTTTACCATTATCTTTGTGTTAGGTCTCAAGATTGAAAACCCATCCACTTTGTTAATAGTAATGGTAATCTAGCGTTAACTTGTTCAAATCTTTTTTGCAGAATTGTGTCGCGATCGAGAAGAATTAGCTCATTTCTTGGTACTTCAATCTAAGTTTGAGGAAATGACATTAAAAAAGAAAGTGGATTGTATTTACGCCCGAAATCCTTACTGTAATGGACAACATATCCCAGCAACCAGCGAAGATATTTTACAAGGGACAAATGTTCAATCTTCATTCAGATCAGGAGCAAGTGCATATACAAAGTGGTGTAGCAGAAACATCCCTCATGGACACGGCACTCTTAAAACCTCGTCCGGCGAACATATTTACAGCGGAGACTGGTGCAGAGGTACGATAAAATGATAATTAAAGTGACTTACAGGGCTTACACTGACAGACAGACGAATCAACTAAGACTTTTGCTTCTGAGGCTTTGGTGGATGTGAAGCCAGTCCATATAGCAGAGTTATTCCTTTCCACAGCACTAACCGCCCTACCATAGCATTCGCTGGTCCTAGTTCGGCTAGTTGATTGAGTAtcaacagaaacccataagggttgaaacgtgtaacgcgcgttcacagcttccgaacaTTCAGTgccaagtaccatatttggaaacccctcgctccagttaatttcgcacgagaacattggtggtattgcgtcacggtgttcctgcgaactgattggttgaatgtttctctctcgttgttccaaatatggtacttagcaaattgaatattcagaagcttgtttcccagcacacaaggggccgttacacgtttcaacccttatgggtttctggtatcgGGCGACCCTTAGCTCGTTTCCGTTCAATTAGCAGACCGTCAAGTGTAGAGTCCGAAGAGCTTAGCACTATACTATTTATGAAAACATACTGTTAAGAGATAGATTTGTTACTTGTGACCGAAAAAAAGGCAATAGAAAGACATGGTTAGAACTTTGCATTCTTACCCTACCCGTTTTCCTTAAATCACTGCCACTTTTACAAGTATCATTTAAATCGCACCAATACTTATATAATTGCAATGAAAATCGCGTTAATTTAACCCTCTTTAAATGCGCCTAAAACGTATAGCTTAGAGGCTTTTCGTCCCTTTTATGCTTAATCTGGAACAGGATGAAGCAATTACCTCCACGGTAGGCTGGTAAAATCACGATAGGgaacaactgaaaaatccaATCGCTTTTAACTTTACAGGCAAAAGGCACGGAAACGGTGAAGGCGTGATATTCTCGTTAACTGCTGCCTCTCATGGTGTTTACTGTGGTCAGTGGAAGCATAACATGAGGTTTGAATTATTTGTTAAGATACCAAGGTTAGGAAAACAAGGGACCTTAGGATAAAGGGTAAAGGATGAAAGCTTGTTTCTCTATTAACCTGCCGAGTTGTAGCCTTGATAAGTCGCGTCAAGTCGAAACAAATCTGTGTGACCCCTTTATCCGAATATTGGAATGGACAGCTGCAGACGTGTTGCTTTTCAGGCCATTGAcacacaacagaacagaacaacaactttatAAATCTCAACCGGCCGGAGACAGGCCAGTCAGCTATTtgcaagtgcagccgagaaattgaaccagggacttcGACATCAAATTCAACTAGTAGTCAGAACGGGTCATGAACTCGGGGTGTCCAGATCTCGATGCaaccgttctgaccactgggcCCGAGGTCCAGAGTCTGTGGTCTCTGAGAACTGCTGTGTAAATCAGCACTCAGACCATCTCAAACGAAGTGCTTGCTTGACTTCAATATCTCTTGTTCTAACTTTAATTTCTCTGTGAAGTGTTTTAAACTCGACACAAGTTTATCATTGTGCATGGGAAGGCCAGCCAGCGTCAAAAAGCTGTATCTGAAATTTCATTAAATctcagttttaaaaaaaccagTACTTAGTGTCACCAAGTAGTGCTCTTGttctaaatccattgacactttattgttattattattattattatttattgttattatcatcatcatccaaCAGATGCATCATTTAAAATTTAAGTTCTGTAACGTGGCTTTTTTTCATCTCTAGACATGGATATGGCAAGATGAAGTTCTTCACTGGCCCTGTCTATGAGGGTCAATGGAAGTTCGACAAAATGACAGGGTTTGGTACCTTAAAACTCCCGGATGGAACCATTCAGGAAGGAACTTGGAAAGAAGGCTCGCTACACGGCTGCGCTGTCTTTACCTGGCCCCATGGCGTCTCGGAGTATCGGGAATATGATGCAAGTCGAGGTGTGTTATTATAGTTCggaatcaattttttttttgagaaaagcagactttcctttatttttaaatCTGGAGGTAAAACTCTCGAGAAGGTGCTGGATTTAATCACAAATTGGGCTCAAGGCGCCCCTTCGGAGAGTGCCAGTTTTAACCCTTCTCGTGCTACTtcgatttaaaaacaaaatcactcccttttttcttcacattccaaagtttgtttgcttaacactaggggcgcgttcgattgaccctattccggaataagaatacgtggagtgatgattaaaacggtatgtttggcgcgtttcgaagcagcaaggatgataaaaataattatgtttaaaatagcattttagcagatgtttgacaattttaatgtgaatctccgtaaaaaacgaaggattcctaacttatattccatgtattcttattccggaataaggtcaatcgaacgccCCCTAGATGAGGGAAAGTTTAAGCTTTCCAAGTTCGTTTTAAGAagaaaattgtttatttcaagttgaAAGTCAGGGTTTAATTTtcggccattactaactttaaaatcttgaaattcCAAGGTCGAGGGAAAAAGCGACTTCTAACACTCTGTCGCTTATAAAGAATGCATTGGGTGTGCAAACGACTGGTTTGGCTTACAGCACTTGAGTGTCGAGCTTTCAGACGAATAAGCTCGTGTCTTACTgcgtgagtctttgacgtcactttcccctcgatccagctctctggGACCTACAGGTCGGTTTTAAACGCAAGTGACGGGGGATTACTCGCAGTAAAACGTTTTACATCCAAATTATTAAAGGCTCAAAATATgatatttctgacagttgtagcctgcgaaattggcagaaatagATATTTTGCAggcacggaccagaggactggATCCGGTTTtctggtggggattatgggtaatttgtcgtatGAGTAGTGACTCGGtagggatttgaatcagtctaggttcagctttcttcgccgAATTTTTTGTTAACTTTCCCCCTTTGCCTCCAAGGGTTAGTAgcacttgcatagggtttggagaatacgttccctgATTCCCACTGGggtttgggttttcgtatccggcaggtgcTCCGTGTAGCTTTCCTGTAATAAATTTTTATTAGATCAGTAGCATCAAGTATGCTAACATATTGTTATGTGAgagcggagtttgtatgcatatggcaaacaaaataaaccgacttgtggcgcttgctgtcctacatgcccaaGTATCTACACTGTTGTGATGTGATTGAGTTAGttgtgttgtgtctgattgggTAGTGACGtccaaattttgccagtcaggtgctaagaaaacaaactttcaaaatttgaagaaaaaagaagagtGAAATTTTGATCGTCGTGGCACTTTTAAGTTTCAAGTCAAAATTTTCTACGCGTGCTTTTTTGTGATTCAGCTCTGATCACCAACTTGATTTCCCtctgaaataaatgtataattATATTGAAGTGCCGATTGTAaacgaaagatagaagtgatcttcgcacctatctggacaatttataGACACCGGAGAAATTCAAGCgatttcaacgggattcgaacccacgacctctgcgTCATAGCTCGAATCGAGAGCATTGCTCCGGAATCGCAGAGATCGTGGGTTCTCACTTCCGTTGGAGCctcctgaaattttcagttgtctataaaaggaaattgcttaattgtcCAAATAAGTGCGCGGATCACTTGTATCTTTTAATTCTTCTCTGCCACGCAAAGTTCGGTTTCTCAACGCGGTTATGCTTCAACAACTGAggataaggaaaggaaaggaaaggaactttattttaagtgtctagtcgttctagcgctggagcactaatccttggttttcatccacgtgatgagacagccatgttggtgtacaaaacaatagaaaatggttccacaagttttgcataataatagagtcaaattcccaaaagacattttactccattgttctgtacaccaagatggccgccgtgacgtcagatgaaattttggtttttctgAGGAGttgggaaaccggagtacccggagaaaacctctgggtgcagaatagagaaccaacaaactcaaccttcatatgacgccggatctgggaatcgaacccgggccccATTGGtcggaggcgagtgctctcaccactgcgccatccctgcaccccataTTGTCGACCGAGCGTGCTAAATGCTCGTGCCAAGTAAAGCAGCATTGCACCTGAAGGACATTTGTGCAACAATgcgagttttgtttttgtctctTTCATTTTAGGCCAGCTGACCTCCTGCGCAATTAA encodes:
- the LOC137995171 gene encoding uncharacterized protein — translated: MAARWTAGRIEKELHSQLRSLTNFFRAPGSRRRRKKTKTRKQTLFDPTSRRCNDSNENSVTKPPSGLTFTSTYNVTSKADQCFVFTPPKLCSTNSTGKEPLPAPTTTNRQQLRDALVQSIVKCRLIQTSLYRIVLLKFRAYVTAVTDDQTCLDYCHLSAFTTERSTRNGGDTAGNLFADDVAASGHDASKVLGTTSVGVYSEKNKEHFGHAADDICAVVENTEVNLEFSPEGRSSKSPSESDISKPLSVASDGENPNHASKNSTSEQGTERVPCDNIKINESSVNSKASRLDKPIPQSQNDTTSALLCGLKEPLVALERCTEILRSLFHKFTNTSSSEEPVLISKHKEHEELSSNERSELCRDREELAHFLVLQSKFEEMTLKKKVDCIYARNPYCNGQHIPATSEDILQGTNVQSSFRSGASAYTKWCSRNIPHGHGTLKTSSGEHIYSGDWCRGKRHGNGEGVIFSLTAASHGVYCGQWKHNMRHGYGKMKFFTGPVYEGQWKFDKMTGFGTLKLPDGTIQEGTWKEGSLHGCAVFTWPHGVSEYREYDASRGQLTSCAIKERADETVSIENVTGVIHAKHLLRKEVSALKRENAEIHKYYQEQLNRNYEKQRIEADKALKAAEESRMRSAEEAAELKRQLEEAKGAVLCQICFTRPRDCIILPCSHFLYCRVCVNEHKSNGDSRCPTCRGTINSEIMCNVYHPL